A genomic stretch from Sphingobacterium sp. ML3W includes:
- a CDS encoding IS3 family transposase (programmed frameshift), which produces MSRERKVYTKEFKLMSVELSNTRSDLSALARELDISPALLYRWRKEHSVKQGSSFSGNGKVILSESEQELARLRKELRETQMERDILKKAGKHLLQERHQIFRFIRDNREIFSVEKMCQVFKVSRAGYYNFLKGIPSNRSIENQQITMEIQDAFIRSKNTYGSPRITRELHKKNIKISRVRVAKLMRKAGLRSIVKKKFKVTTDSTHKFSVPENILDRDFKPGTLGAVWVSDITYIKTQQGWLYLTTVIDLGDRKVIGWALSETMNAVDTVISAFKMAQKARPITQKLIFHSDRGVQYACHEFSSMVEKNPLIIRSMSRKGNCWDNAVAESFFKTLKAECIYQHKFAHRKQAALIVFEYIETWYNRKRQHSALGYLSPEEFTRKINKQNIAA; this is translated from the exons ATGTCAAGAGAAAGAAAAGTTTATACCAAAGAGTTCAAACTGATGAGCGTTGAACTGAGCAACACGCGTAGCGACCTTAGCGCGCTGGCTAGGGAACTGGATATTAGCCCAGCATTATTGTATAGGTGGCGAAAGGAACATTCTGTAAAACAAGGAAGTAGTTTCTCTGGGAATGGAAAAGTTATCTTGAGTGAGAGTGAACAGGAGTTAGCACGATTAAGAAAAGAACTTCGGGAGACACAGATGGAACGGGATATATTAAAGAAGGCTG GTAAGCATCTTCTCCAAGAGCGACACCAAATATTCAGGTTCATAAGGGACAATAGGGAAATATTTTCAGTCGAGAAGATGTGTCAGGTGTTCAAGGTGAGCAGAGCGGGCTACTACAACTTTTTAAAGGGTATCCCTTCAAATAGAAGTATTGAAAACCAACAGATTACTATGGAAATCCAGGATGCATTTATAAGAAGTAAAAATACTTACGGCAGTCCGCGTATTACCAGAGAACTACACAAAAAGAATATTAAAATATCCAGAGTGAGGGTAGCCAAACTGATGAGAAAGGCCGGGTTAAGAAGTATTGTCAAGAAAAAATTTAAGGTGACCACAGACTCCACCCATAAGTTTTCGGTACCGGAGAATATATTGGACCGTGATTTTAAACCGGGAACACTTGGTGCAGTATGGGTATCAGACATCACTTACATCAAAACGCAGCAGGGATGGTTGTATCTGACAACTGTAATCGATCTGGGAGATCGAAAAGTAATTGGATGGGCTTTAAGTGAGACTATGAATGCGGTAGATACGGTGATTTCTGCTTTTAAAATGGCACAAAAAGCAAGGCCAATCACCCAGAAACTAATATTCCATTCCGATCGTGGCGTACAGTATGCCTGTCATGAGTTCAGCTCTATGGTGGAAAAAAATCCACTCATCATAAGAAGCATGAGTAGAAAGGGAAATTGCTGGGATAATGCTGTCGCTGAAAGTTTTTTCAAGACACTGAAAGCGGAATGTATATATCAGCATAAATTCGCTCACAGGAAGCAAGCTGCGCTTATTGTCTTTGAATATATTGAGACTTGGTACAACCGAAAAAGGCAACATTCTGCCTTAGGATACTTATCACCAGAGGAGTTTACTAGAAAAATAAATAAACAAAATATTGCAGCTTAA
- a CDS encoding sigma-70 family RNA polymerase sigma factor, with amino-acid sequence MHSISNSNRVLRRQTLIMDLYKSAFPAVAKYVSRMGGNFDEAKDVFQDALVVYYEKTTRTPTVLTNDIGYLVGTAKNLWLKRYYQTSLNLPLDHIEIPLANDEFPSSKRLLRFLETAGRKCMDLLKSFYYDQMSLQEIADEFGYSGTRSATVQKYKCLEKVRETVKEKSLVYDDFME; translated from the coding sequence ATGCACAGTATTAGTAATTCAAATCGAGTATTGAGGCGGCAGACACTTATAATGGATCTGTATAAAAGTGCATTTCCAGCAGTCGCTAAATATGTCAGTCGTATGGGGGGAAACTTTGATGAAGCCAAGGATGTATTTCAAGACGCCTTGGTGGTATATTATGAAAAGACTACACGGACTCCAACGGTACTGACGAATGATATTGGGTATTTGGTCGGTACAGCCAAAAACCTCTGGCTGAAACGTTATTATCAAACGAGCCTGAACCTACCCTTAGATCATATTGAAATCCCATTAGCGAACGATGAGTTTCCTTCAAGTAAGCGACTGCTTCGCTTCTTGGAAACTGCAGGACGCAAATGTATGGATTTATTAAAAAGCTTTTACTATGACCAGATGTCACTTCAAGAGATCGCAGATGAATTCGGGTATTCAGGAACCCGGAGTGCTACTGTTCAAAAATACAAATGCTTAGAGAAAGTGAGAGAAACTGTTAAAGAAAAATCCTTAGTTTATGACGACTTCATGGAATGA